The proteins below come from a single Saccharopolyspora sp. SCSIO 74807 genomic window:
- a CDS encoding WS/DGAT domain-containing protein: protein MTEPRRLLLVSATIGEGHNATARAVEKAARRSWPGCEVSWLDALRAMGPWVPRTFGRIYVTNVQSTPWLYDFFYAALWRQRWFANGCRRFVGAWAGRRLRPLLADERPDLIVSTYPMGTAGLAWLRARGELRTPVAAVISDFAPHPFWVYSAIDRHYAMSEVSAGAADLAEPAAVNTVSAPPVVAAFHPRDKAEARRACGLPQAGFVVLISCGSLGFGSVDRAVEAALRAGTDQVVVVCGHNDTLRERLLRRAERDSRIDPLGWVDDMATRTAAADVVVTNAGGATALEALACARPVLMFEPIAGHGRANAELMERAGLAELCDDEPALAQALDRLATEPGELHNAEQRMLRHLRDTGEFADQVADMANLDPAVPERMRAQDTFFVHVTTPQVAQQTGAVLSLRGPAAGAEWGAELAARVSERIAARAPELPMVSKRLVTRRHREPHWVPVRRLAPEQHLRRITLGEHDDQESAEREFFSTPLPTDRPPWEMAVLHRPGSGDSALLVKMHHSLGDGLVMTSTLLRLLCDEVPDLPEQSRPAIPRLRYVTAVLRGMLSLVTAGPAPRGGLGGRSTGARRFAWKELDAAEVEAEARANGVSRSALLLGMVAEALHRLDENNTHQRNFRTMVPRKARPGTEDFGNHAVAVTVDLPIGPMSPRRRLAEVAARLDRAQHRGQPQASEAVLRGLRLLPAPLHRWVCRRIYGRNFFQAIVSIMPGHRTPVHIAGALLRTVYPVLPLADGMALAIGTIGWGRTVGVALTTDAALLPDVDKLADQLPSAFAALRLGAQEGA, encoded by the coding sequence GTGACTGAGCCGCGCCGCCTGCTGCTGGTCAGCGCCACCATCGGGGAAGGGCACAACGCCACCGCGCGAGCCGTCGAGAAGGCCGCCCGGCGATCGTGGCCGGGCTGCGAGGTGTCCTGGCTCGACGCACTGCGGGCGATGGGGCCTTGGGTGCCGCGAACGTTCGGCCGGATCTACGTGACCAACGTGCAGTCCACGCCATGGCTCTACGACTTCTTCTACGCCGCGCTGTGGCGGCAACGCTGGTTCGCCAACGGCTGCCGCCGCTTCGTCGGTGCCTGGGCGGGCCGCAGGCTGCGCCCGCTGCTGGCCGACGAACGCCCGGACCTGATCGTGTCCACCTACCCCATGGGCACCGCCGGTCTGGCCTGGTTGCGCGCCCGCGGCGAACTGCGGACTCCGGTCGCGGCGGTGATCTCCGACTTCGCCCCGCACCCGTTCTGGGTCTACTCCGCGATCGACCGGCACTACGCCATGAGCGAGGTCAGCGCAGGGGCAGCCGATCTCGCCGAACCGGCGGCGGTCAACACCGTCAGCGCACCGCCCGTCGTCGCCGCGTTCCACCCGCGGGACAAGGCCGAAGCACGCCGCGCCTGCGGTCTCCCGCAGGCCGGTTTCGTGGTGCTGATCTCGTGCGGCTCACTGGGTTTCGGCTCCGTCGACCGCGCCGTCGAGGCAGCGCTGCGCGCCGGGACCGATCAGGTCGTGGTCGTGTGCGGGCACAACGACACCTTGCGCGAGCGGTTGCTGCGCCGTGCCGAGCGCGACTCCCGGATCGACCCGCTGGGCTGGGTCGACGACATGGCCACGCGCACCGCGGCGGCCGACGTCGTGGTGACCAATGCCGGGGGCGCCACCGCGCTGGAAGCACTCGCTTGCGCCCGCCCGGTCCTCATGTTCGAACCCATCGCCGGGCACGGCCGCGCCAACGCCGAGCTGATGGAACGCGCCGGTCTGGCCGAACTCTGCGACGACGAGCCCGCGCTGGCGCAGGCGCTGGACCGGCTCGCCACCGAGCCCGGCGAGCTGCACAACGCCGAGCAGCGGATGCTCCGGCACCTGCGGGACACCGGCGAGTTCGCCGACCAGGTGGCCGATATGGCGAACCTGGATCCCGCCGTGCCCGAGCGGATGCGCGCTCAGGACACGTTCTTCGTGCACGTCACGACCCCGCAGGTTGCACAGCAGACCGGCGCCGTGTTGTCGCTGCGCGGACCGGCGGCCGGCGCGGAATGGGGCGCCGAGCTCGCCGCGCGGGTCAGCGAACGGATCGCCGCCCGTGCGCCCGAACTGCCCATGGTCAGCAAGCGGCTGGTCACCCGCCGACACCGCGAACCGCACTGGGTGCCGGTCCGGCGACTCGCACCTGAGCAGCACCTGCGGCGGATCACGCTCGGCGAGCACGACGATCAGGAGTCCGCGGAGCGCGAGTTCTTCAGCACGCCGTTGCCCACCGACCGCCCACCATGGGAGATGGCCGTGCTGCACCGGCCCGGCTCCGGCGACTCGGCGCTGCTGGTGAAGATGCACCACTCGCTCGGCGACGGGTTGGTGATGACCTCGACGCTGCTGCGGCTGCTGTGCGACGAGGTCCCCGATCTGCCGGAGCAGTCCCGGCCCGCGATTCCACGCCTGCGGTACGTCACGGCGGTGTTGCGCGGCATGCTGAGCCTGGTCACCGCAGGCCCGGCCCCGCGCGGCGGCCTCGGCGGACGCAGCACCGGAGCACGCCGCTTCGCCTGGAAAGAGCTCGACGCCGCCGAGGTCGAGGCCGAAGCCCGCGCGAACGGCGTATCCCGCAGCGCGTTGCTGCTCGGCATGGTGGCCGAAGCGCTGCACCGCTTGGACGAGAACAACACACACCAGCGGAACTTCCGCACCATGGTGCCCAGGAAGGCCCGTCCCGGCACCGAAGACTTCGGCAACCACGCGGTCGCGGTGACCGTCGACCTGCCCATCGGCCCCATGTCCCCGCGGCGACGGCTCGCCGAAGTCGCCGCCCGGCTCGACCGCGCGCAGCACCGCGGGCAGCCGCAGGCCAGCGAAGCCGTGTTGCGGGGTCTGCGCCTGCTGCCCGCTCCGCTGCACCGCTGGGTCTGCCGCAGGATCTACGGACGCAACTTCTTCCAGGCGATCGTCTCGATCATGCCGGGGCACCGGACGCCGGTGCACATCGCCGGAGCGCTGCTGCGCACCGTGTACCCGGTCTTGCCGCTGGCCGATGGCATGGCGCTGGCGATCGGGACCATCGGGTGGGGAAGAACCGTCGGAGTCGCGCTCACCACCGACGCGGCGCTGCTGCCCGACGTGGACAAGCTCGCCGACCAGCTCCCGAGCGCCTTCGCCGCACTGCGGCTCGGCGCGCAGGAGGGCGCGTGA
- the cynS gene encoding cyanase — MISKQDAAAAVRSQKTELGLTWAQLAEAVGRPVAWTTAALLGQHPMGEAEANAAAELLELDREVALALRVQPTRGALDAQVPADPTMYRLYEVLQVYGPTIKELIHEEFGDGIMSAINFRLDVRRAEDPQGDRVVVTLDGKFLPYQW, encoded by the coding sequence ATGATCAGTAAGCAGGATGCCGCGGCCGCGGTCCGGTCGCAGAAGACCGAACTGGGCCTGACCTGGGCGCAGCTGGCCGAGGCGGTGGGCAGGCCGGTCGCCTGGACCACGGCGGCGCTGCTCGGCCAGCACCCGATGGGCGAGGCCGAGGCGAACGCCGCCGCGGAGTTGCTCGAACTGGACCGGGAGGTCGCTCTCGCGCTGCGCGTCCAGCCCACTCGGGGCGCGCTGGACGCGCAGGTGCCCGCCGACCCGACGATGTACCGGCTCTACGAGGTGCTGCAGGTGTACGGGCCGACCATCAAAGAACTGATCCACGAGGAATTCGGTGACGGCATCATGAGCGCGATCAACTTCCGGCTCGACGTCCGTCGCGCCGAAGACCCGCAGGGCGACCGGGTCGTGGTCACCTTGGACGGCAAGTTCCTGCCGTACCAGTGGTGA
- the aroQ gene encoding gamma subclass chorismate mutase AroQ has protein sequence MTMRRTLLATSIIGAVAAGTAPAATATPDAGAPVVGPASVAAQSATTDLGPLVDLAAQRLALADEVAAAKYGTGKPIADPERERRVLGEVSELAADNGLDPGVAVRFFTDQIEAGKDVQRGLHARWDAHPESRPGERPDLGQVRRELERISDEAVRQLKATERVRAPNTPCRVGVAASVLAADLHHHFDPLHRRALDRAVVSMCA, from the coding sequence ATGACGATGCGACGCACGTTGCTGGCAACTTCGATCATCGGCGCCGTGGCCGCAGGCACGGCACCGGCCGCAACCGCGACACCGGACGCCGGGGCGCCCGTCGTCGGTCCGGCTTCGGTCGCCGCGCAGTCCGCGACGACCGATCTCGGCCCGCTGGTGGACCTCGCCGCGCAACGGCTGGCGCTGGCGGACGAGGTCGCCGCCGCCAAGTACGGCACCGGAAAACCCATCGCCGATCCGGAACGCGAGCGACGGGTGCTGGGCGAGGTGTCCGAGCTCGCCGCGGACAACGGACTCGATCCGGGCGTAGCCGTCCGCTTCTTCACCGACCAGATCGAAGCGGGCAAGGACGTGCAGCGCGGCCTGCACGCCCGGTGGGACGCGCACCCCGAGTCGCGCCCGGGTGAACGCCCCGACCTGGGCCAGGTGCGCCGGGAGCTGGAACGGATCAGCGACGAGGCGGTGCGGCAGCTCAAGGCGACCGAGCGGGTGCGGGCGCCGAACACTCCGTGCCGGGTCGGGGTGGCGGCCTCGGTGCTCGCCGCCGACCTGCACCACCACTTCGACCCGCTGCACCGGCGAGCATTGGACAGGGCGGTGGTTTCGATGTGCGCGTGA
- a CDS encoding SDR family NAD(P)-dependent oxidoreductase: MGSDALAGKVAAVTGAAMGMGAATAELLAAQGASVLVADREQRAGESTVDKIVAGGGRASFLRVDVGDSDQVRAMVETAVERYGRLDCAVNNAAVAPDANTVAELAEDDLDRILAVNLKSVALCLKHEIKQMLRQDGPGSIVNIGSVNSYRPQLNQAIYTAAKHGVIGLTKVASLENAARGIRVNAVCPGAIDTPMIRYSMDSTGRREQDLAPRLSLFGRFGRPEEVAAASLWLCSDDSSFVTGHALAADGGYLSS; the protein is encoded by the coding sequence ATGGGCAGCGACGCACTCGCGGGCAAGGTCGCGGCGGTCACCGGAGCGGCGATGGGCATGGGCGCGGCAACCGCCGAGCTGCTGGCGGCGCAAGGCGCGTCGGTGCTGGTCGCCGACCGCGAGCAACGCGCAGGTGAGTCCACGGTGGACAAGATCGTCGCCGGTGGCGGCCGGGCGTCGTTCCTGCGCGTCGACGTCGGCGACTCCGATCAGGTGCGCGCGATGGTCGAGACCGCGGTCGAGCGGTACGGGCGGCTGGACTGCGCGGTGAACAACGCCGCGGTCGCCCCGGACGCCAATACCGTCGCCGAGCTCGCCGAGGACGACCTGGACCGGATCCTGGCGGTGAACCTGAAGTCCGTGGCGCTGTGCCTCAAGCACGAGATCAAGCAGATGCTGCGGCAGGACGGTCCCGGTTCGATCGTGAACATCGGCTCGGTGAACTCCTACCGGCCGCAGCTCAACCAGGCGATCTACACCGCGGCCAAGCACGGCGTGATCGGGCTGACCAAGGTCGCGTCGCTGGAGAACGCCGCGCGCGGCATCCGGGTCAACGCAGTCTGCCCCGGCGCGATCGACACGCCGATGATCCGGTACTCGATGGACAGCACCGGACGCCGCGAGCAGGACCTGGCGCCGCGGCTGAGCCTGTTCGGCCGGTTCGGGCGGCCGGAGGAGGTCGCCGCGGCCAGCCTGTGGCTGTGCTCGGACGATTCGTCGTTCGTGACCGGGCACGCGCTGGCCGCCGACGGCGGCTACCTGTCCAGCTGA